In the genome of Arabidopsis thaliana chromosome 4, partial sequence, the window AGAGCATCCGGATTCTCGTCCTTCAGAAATTGATCCAGCACGGAAGCTTGACTGGGAGAATTTCCAGCAGTCGTCTGAAATAATCGACGTGTTGAGCACAATTCACTCAGAAGTTCCAAGAGGAGTGGTTTTAGGGGACTATGTGATCGAATATGGAGATGATGACACAGGAGATGAATTTGAGGATGTTCCCAACAATGAAGGAAACTGGTGGACATCTTGTATTCTCTATCAAATGTTTGACAATATAAGGAATGCCAGGAAtcgaagaagatcaagaatgAGTGAGAGTAGGAGAGGGAGTCGCCGCTCTAGCTATGAGAATTCCAACTCTGATGACAGCTCAGTAGCATCCATAGAGTTTCCGGAGTATAGAGTAGATGAGATCGATGACGAGTTCATCAGCACAAGTGGAGCTAACAGAAGTAGCTCTATGCACCAAAGGTCAGAATAATCTATAGCTTTACACCACTAATTTTGTATTGTTGCTGTCTGCAGAGATATACATTCTTACTTTCatagtttataattattcTGCATTGATATTAAAGGCTTACCAGTGAGCCTGGTTTTTAGGCACCTCTTGAATGACAAATTAGCTAATCAGGCCCCATTGTGTGATATTTCTGGCATAATAGCTTGGGGTGTTGACCTGGTTTAGTAGCTTTCTTGTGCTATATATGATGGTTACTTAAGAGACATTGCTTGATGCCTTGTTTTCTCTGATTTACAGTTCAAGAAGGCGTCGAACCCGCTTCTATGAAAATTAGGTATTAACCTTCTGTTTCTATGCTTTTGGTACTGTCTTCTTGTGAATCTGTAATGTTCCTTTTCGTTCTTTCTCAGTCAGCTGGAAAATGAAGCGAAGCAAATGATGCAGACCAGCCTATTTGTAGCCAGTGTTCTTGGTTTTGgacctctttcttctttttctttttgtttctacacataaattttattttaggtttGTCTTGTGACATTACTCGCAGCAGTCGCAGCCTTTgtacaaaaactaaacaaaaagcCTTTTTGGGATATTGTAGTACCCTTTTGTCGttgtctcttctttgttttacaTGCATCTCTGGACAATGTAGATATTGAGAGTAAATCAGAAGTCAACGTTCgtgtattaatttttaacatttctATTTCAGTGAACATACTCTTTTTAAAGCTTACTCTTATTACCAAGTAGCAACACAACTTGGTCAAAGACTCAAAAGTACATGAAATCATCATACAATCCAACACTTGAGAACAAGTGGCACATACACAGAAACTAATATGGGACGTTATTGGGCAAGTTTCTTATGACATTACTCTTCACTCCGATCTTGGTACGCATTGTCTCGCCTCTCTTGCTCATCTCCTTGCGCACTTTCATCCTCAAAGTCTCCTCTTTCGACGGTACTGTCTTCAGACCCAGGCTCTTGTACCTGAGAATTTACCATTTGTTGGAATAACCTTAGTTTACCTTGCCGATTATCTGATTGGATAGACTCGGATGATTAACGGGTTTGGAGAAAACAAACCTTGAAGATAAAGAGGCAATTATCTGGTTGCTGTCTTGAGAAGTTGGGCGTGGCTTCTGTCTGTAGTAACGCATGAATTCACGGGACCCGAGAGTTTTAGACGTTGTTGTGTTCTCGGACTTCTCCGTGATCAAGAGCTCAGAACCACCAACGAGTTCTACAGTATTGTCTGTTTCACCAGATACAACAATTTGCTTTCCAGCTTCATCAACATAGCTGCTCAATTCATATATTCCAAAGAAAGGTGCGGATTAAGATTTGGCATAGAACGAGGAATACAGGCGAGAACAAGAATAATCAGAGATAGAAGAGAGTTGAAACCTGCTGCTGTAGTCATAAAACTCTTCTAGCTcagcatcttcttcatcatcaccatcaccataaTGCAGTTTGCAATGACTCTTTGCTTCCATATGTTTTCTTACAGCTTCTAAGCTGCTGAATGGACGGCACAGCTCATTGCAGTACAGACACATGAAGTCTCTCTTGACCTAAATGATGAGCAATGTATAAGTAAACAGGAGTAAGAATTTCAAAGCTTGACAACAACGAACACTGAATGGTAAATTGATGAGTCCAAACCTTAAGACCAAGGTAAGTGAGAAGCCCTTCAGGATCCTTGAGATACTCAATATCGGGAATAAAGAAACCATGATGCTTATGCATGTGAAGCATACAGCTCTCTAAGGTCTTATGTTTTTTGTCACACATCAAACAGCAGGTTGGATCCAGCTCATACTTATCTgcatcaccatcatcatccataTCTTCAGCAGATCCAGACTCATTCACATTCAACTTAGACAAAGAATCAGAGGCTTCTTCAGCAGCCAATTCCTCGTCAGAATCAACCTCCACCCATTCATCTTcactatcatcatcaatggAACCCCTGTGTTGAACACGGCGAGGAAGTTGCCTGATAATCGCTATATCCTCCTCTCCGTTGATTGATGTCCCTTGTGAAACCCGCAAAACATGGCTACGCGACTGAAGATGCTGCTCATGAGCCTTGGAACTCCTGTAACCTTTAGCACAGATTGCACAAGTATAAAGCATAGGTGCTTCATTTGATTTATTCTTCTCCTGAGCAAGAGCAGATTGTCTAGCCTCAAACAAGGCTTCTGTAACTCCAGGAACTCCAGCCACCTAACataaaaaattacagaaaTACAAAGATTCAAATGCCTAGAAGTAACCAAATCTATGATTATTGAAATCCTTGTTCCTTAGTAGAATAagcttcaaaacaaattttcatataaactCTACGATTCCATAACCTTAACTAAACAATTTCGATAGCAAAATGGAAAAGCTGTTTCTCAGAAACTTTCATCTCATCACCGACGCAAGATTTTCCCGAGAAACAGATAGGCttgagttcaaattcgatagagaaagcagaagaaaTGAAACCTTGCGCTTGAGATTGTAGCGGTGCCAATCGGATTTGTAATGAAGGTTACGTTCTTCTTCGTCCTTGAACTCCATGTTACACGCGTTACATGTTAAACCAGGCATCTTCTCTCCTTCAATATCGATCGATTCTAGAAATGGAAactggagaagaaaagaaaatcagagAAAAGATAGTTGGGAGGATaagatttgttgttgatatGTGTAGAGCAACGACGGCTCGTAAATGGATCGGCGATCGTGTTTGTCTCTAAAAAAGCGTcgattgatgatgattgattgccatcaaaatgaaaaggaaGGCGCCCCGCCCATTTTAGATCCGATCGGGTTGGAACTGACCCGTTCCTGACCCGATACAAGAGTAGCCCATTTGGCCCATTCTTTTAGCCTTTTTGTAACACTGACACAGTTGACGAATTAAGTATTACTGTATGAGtaaccaaaaaacatttttctaatattgtttttaaaataactacTTACAACTTGATTAATTACTTCGTTTAATcatgtaacttttttttcttccaaattctAATCTCTCTATTAAATTACTGCATTTATAAGATCTAAACATCATGTGATATgttcaaaatatgaaaagagaagaatataATACATGATTTTACTacgattaattttttttaatcgcaatgttttgtttttgcctAATTTTATTAGTGGAAGAAATTTTAACCGCAGGCCTGTAATTTAGGAAACTAACTATTCACccccaattaaaaaaaaaaacaagaagacgaCAAATAACGAGAAATTACCAATTTTTCCTCAACACTTTCATTATTTCCTACAACGAACTTCTCCCTCCTCCTCTCACTTTCACCATGGATTCCGTCTCCGGTTACGCCGCCGGAGCAGGTCAGCCTCGAGTCGGTGGGAAAATTGTTCGACCACGACGCACCGCTGTTGTCAGGACGCCGTGTGAGCGCCCCGTTCAGAGATCCCGAGATCCTCCTCAGCAAAACCCTAGTTGGATCTCCAGGCTCGTTTACAAACCCGCCAGCGTAATTGCTTCCGGCGCCGGAAAATTCATTTCTTCCGTCGTCTTCTCCGACTCTTCCTCATCTTCGGAGGAGGACGAGGATTCATCTTCAGGTTTGTACCATTTATTTCAGTTTAGATAggattaatttgaatttttggtttattgtcTGGTCGAATCTGAAAGCTACCGTTTCGTTTGAAATGTGAAGTTTGACTTAAAGCTTTCccattttctctttcctttaaTATGTGGGACTTAAGAGCAGTTAAGCATTGTTGTACTCTATTTAGTTAGGTTACTTCTAAGCTATAAACTTCATACTAATTCTAAAGCtctaatttttattcatataatgTAGTTCTGGGATTGAGAATACCAACCAGCTTTGTTGTGTCTTATTCTTTTAATGTATggatttttatatgttttcttctttgtttgcaGATATTGATGGTGATGAGGATGTTGAGAAGAACAATCCCGATTTTACTGAAGAGGTACTAACCACCTTGTTCGTTTTGGTGATTGCTATGCCACTGTAGTCCTATGATAATTGTTTGAAGTAAAGTTCGTGAAGCTAACACGTTTTCAActgagagttttttttataaaagcataatttcagtttttgtgCTTGTGTGAATAGGACCTTCTGAGTGCCCAGCAACCAAGCATTCAACGACTCAGTTCTAAGCGTGTAATTGAGCAGCTTCTCTTGCAAGAAACATTTGCAAGGTATTTCTCTGCCTGGCTTTTTGGACATCATAAGTAGCAGCCTCCTCGACTATTCTTATTATTTACACCTCATAGCTTAAAGAATCTTTCTGAGACGTGTGTAGTTACCAAATCTAAGCTGATCTTGTATCCTGCTTATTCATTCATGTGTATGTTGTTTCAGGGAAGAGGGTGATAGGTTAATAGATATCATCAAGGCTAGGGTTGTAGATCATCCCAGCGTCCCCTCTGCTATTGAGACGAGTCATGATGACTATGGATTGACAAGCGGTATGTTACTGATGGTAGACTGTGCAAGTAGACCGGATTAGTCTATGTGATAACgtcttcttttctattttatttctagACGTGAATGTGGGTGAAATGTCCAATACAGCTGTCATGGAAGCAAGAAAATGgttggaggagaagaaatcAGGATCAAGTTCAAAGTATAAAGTAAGTTCTGGAAACTTGCTTCTTAACTGTTCTAATTGCTGCAGCCTGCAGGTATCAACTTTTTTGTGATATCTTGTCTCCGTGCTCTAAGCCATTATTATTATAGAAGGAGACATCTTCTGTTTGGGTAAAAtgatttgattgttatatGCCAATCCATGTGATCAGCAACTTAAAGCTCTCTTGCAAAAGTAGGTTGTTCAGAATTCTGCGTGTGGCCATCTGGTGACGTTAATTCTGAAATGTCCTGATTGGGAAATACCTTTTTGTCCGCTTAAAATGCAAAAGATCCATATTGTTGCTCTTCTTTTGACTATGAAGACCATTTACTTACATGATTTTGGTCAACTTCTGATAGCTTCGCTTCACAGTATTCTTTTTCCATTGTACTTTAAATGATGATCACCATCTCAGCCATTAGTTTAAATCTCCAGGCAACTGAAGATGGTGCTGGATCGCCTGTGGACGTGGCCAAGTCTTATATGCGAGCTCGTCTGCCATGGGGATCTCCAGCTGCGaataatttagattttcgATCACCATCATCAGCAAGAGTGCAAGGGACACCCCTTCCTTATAGCGCTGGAAACTTTTCCTCATCCAAGGTTAGAATTTTAAGTTCTCCAGCAGTGcatacttttcttttggtcaaaTGTTGTTTGAAAGTCTGAAGTCGTTTCATCTTGGTTTATGAGATAAAATTCTCTGCTTAACTTCTATTGTTTATGTTAGATAACCACGAGGAATTTGTGGGACACTATTTCCAGCTATTCCTAAAGAAAAGTTGCATACCGTTATATGTATTTTCAATGGCTCTCTCAAATTTACCCTTATTCATTCTGACATTGGTTACCAAATGCAGCTGAAAAGGAAGTCCGGTTCTAATCAGTCATGGAATATTCAAGATGAAATTCGCAAAGTCAGAGCTAAAGCAACCGAGGAAATGCTTAAAAGTCCCAGTAGTGTAGCCTCTTTGGAACCTAAATACAGCCCCTATGTTTTAGCGACTGATATGCTCAAAGGAAATGCTTCGTCTTTGAATGCTGATGgaggtgttttttttctttctttattcacACGTGGAAGAAGTTTTTCAGTAAGACATGAGTTGAAACTGAAATTaactcttcttttctgttCTTTCAGCTGTACGGAATGAACAAAGCAGAGCTCTACCAAATTCAGCCATACCTACCTCTGAGCACAATCAGGTATCAAGCACTCTTTACACTATGTGTCTCTCATTACCAAGAAAAAACTTGCAGTTCcaatctttcttgttttggtgtCCTTGTGTGTTTTACTTGAGTGAAGACTACGGAAGCTAATCAAGCCGTCAAAGAAACAGGAGTTTTACACACTAGATCTCGTTAGTTTCTCCCTTAATCCTTAATTTGTATACACTCTCTCATCTTCGCTTTTTATACTCTGTCTCATGGATTTAATGTGTTCTGATTAGGTGGAGTTGGTTTGGAGGAGACATTTATCTCCACACAAGGAGTCAAGCCATCTGAAGATACGAATACCGCTCCTCAAAGGTTCTTTTTATTGTGCTTATCCTTCCAACACAGATTGTaccttgtttctttttgacagATATGTTTTTTAGTATATCAATCTTCTGAAGTTTTTCAACTGTATGCGACAGTGGAACTGCTGTAGATGACTTCAATGATCAAGATGGCGATTTTATCCAACCTACTTCTACTATCGGAAACACCACAAATGGTATACATTGGATGTTGAATTCCTTTGGTTCTGATTTTTAGTTGGGTTCTCTTAATTTACTTGCGCTCCTATTGATGCAGCTGTCTTGGCTCTTGGGGCAACTTTGGATCCTACTGGGAACTCTTGCATCCCTAAAGATGTGTttgaaacatcaaaagaagcTGATGAAATAGGCGCATCACGTCATACTTCTAACGGTTTCCCATCTTCATCACCTAGGTGAAAAGCAACTCCTTTGTCTGGCTAGTTTGACATGATGACATTATTTCCTCCTAAGCAAAGCCTTACTTTTTCAGTTCACCAGCGGTTATGGAAGGTCAACCAAAACCCACACCACCAGAAGAAACCAAGGCTTCTCAGCCTATAGCTGAAATTCATGGTGATGATATGACAGTAGGGAATGGCTCAGATGGTGCAATTAATAACGAAAGCAATGACAGCCACTCAAGTGCCTCTAACAGTTCAAGCACCCATGAAGAAGAGTGGCTCCCAGGAGACCAGTCTCTACCTAACTCAAACTCAGCAAGTAGCAGCCCGGGAAATACCAAGGTCTTGGCATACagcagaagaggaagaggcCGAGGTAGAGGAAGAGGCAGAGGAGGTCGAGGCAAAGGACGGGCCAAATAAACTTTGTAAGATGAGCTGTACACAACAAACACAATGCAGTAGGAGAGTATTATGATGAGGTAGGATTATGTGACATCTCTTTTAGATTTGAATCCCACTCTGTTTGTGTTTGGTCTTTGGTCACTTCGTTATCTTTTTAGGTTATCTTGTAGTATTTGAGTTAGGAGGATTTGTCTTGTCGAGTTATGTGGAATTGTGtctctgttgtttctttcatttgtcTGAAATCTCTAATGTTTAATGTTGTAAGTTTGAAGCTTGGTTTCGTTCCAGCTGACGAAGCTTTGTAGTTTGCAGTTTCCATATGttgaaactctttttcttttgttcgatgccaaatttttaaatcttttttactTGACCAAAAAGCCAACACCTAATTTTTTTGGGGGAAATCTCAAGTACTAACACCACTCATCTTTTAACCTCGTAAAGTGTCAAGTAAACAAATTCTGACATGATCCAATATTAGATGAGATCACTCAGATCAAAACATTGTAAGATGAATATAATCAAATGGGTTCAATCTAGTGTTACACAATCTCTTACCAAAGTACAAAAGCAATAACGAGcgaaaagaagaaacccaaTAACCAATTTTATCAAGACagacagaaagagagagagaaaaaacaaaacagacagaaacaaaagtgaagaaaaacGAACAACAAAAACCCAATAAGCAGCGATCGAAGCTAAAATAAACACAGAAGAGCGAAAGCGCTCAGACATTCAAATCTGAAAAGCCATACGAAAGAAGAAGCCACGAAGATTCAATCGAAGCAGAAGTGTATTATTAAGAAGCCGAGAAATCATTGGGTTGGTGTCGGAACTCGGAAGTTACTTGTTTTGTTccgatttttcttttgtctgaaTTCTTTCTGGTCAAATCTTCCAACACTTGTTCTTCTGCTTACAAGCTTGGGTCCCGCTTCTCATTGCCCGCTTCCTCCTTCTTCAATTCGAATTTCATCATTCTTTAGGCAATTCGAATCTGTTGCTCTGTTCTCAAAGCTCCAATCATTTGTTCAACTCAACTGATCTCGATTTGCTCCAACTCAAATTTCGGGAATTCTCAAAGTTCTTAGCTTCCGAATTGGgcgtgaaacaaaaaatgcgGGGTTTTTCTGCTCTGATTCAGTTTCGTCTTCTTACTCGCTCGTGAACTTGGAGAAACGGTTAGTTGGATTGATTCTTCCTTCTTGATGGATTGATTTGCTAATTCCAAGCTAGGGTTTGTAATATACTCTGATTCTGAAACAGCCGAGGTTGAATTTCAAAGCTGGCTAGTAGATAATGATCTCtagggtttgggtttttggGGAGATGAGATTGGAGTGGCCTGTACTAAAAAGCTTCAGCTGAGTTCTTGAAATGCTTCTGGATTTGAGTTTGAGAATAAATACGTTGATGAGTTGGGTTTGTTTGTGTGAAGGATAACTAGAAGCTGAGAGGGTGCATTTTGTGCACTCCTCTGACTGTTTCACTTAGTTTCggtttagaagaagaagccagaAAGAAGTATGCAACGTCTTCAAGATCCCAGGATTGATCTAGCTGAGCTAAAAGTGCATATAGTGAAGAAGGTTGGGGTTGAAAGATCTACAAGGTATTTTTACTACTTGGGCAGGTTTCTGAGTCAGAAGCTTACTAAGAGTGAGTTTGATAAGTCATGTTTCCGTCTTTTGGGGAGAGAGAATCTTTCTCTTCACAATAAGTTGATTCGTTCCATCTTGAGAAATGCATCTCTGGCTAAGTCCCCACCATCAGTTCACCAATCCGGTCACCCTGGCAAATCTTTGGTGCTTGGGAAAGAAGATGGACCTGAAGAAAGCAGATCTCTAAACCCTGACCATATTAGGAATGATCTTGCTTTGTCCAATGGGGTGTTAGCCAAGGTTAGGCCTGGAACATGTGACGACAGGACAATCAGAGATAAGCCTTGTCCGCTAGGGTCAAACGGAAAGGTTTTGGGTCCTTTTGCTTATTCAAGACCTGGTCGATATCCTGATGAAAGAGACAGTGCATTTCTTTGCCCTGCTGAACAAAAGGCGGTTTCCGGTAAAGATCAGGTTGCAGCTCCAATTAGCAGAGATGATGAAGCTCAAGTAAGGATTCTTTCCACACCTCCTGTAATGGCACCTCTGGGGATTCCATTTTGTTCGGCTAGTGTCGGTGGGGACCGCAGAACAGTTCCAGTTTCGACCAGCGCAGCTGCTATCAGTTGCTATGACAGTGGTGGATTATCAGATACAGAGATGCTGAGGAAGAGGATGGAGAATATTGCAGTAACACAGGGTCTTGGAGGGGTTTCAGCGGAGTGTTCTATTGTTTTAAATAACATGTTGGACTTGTACCTGAAGAAACTAATGAAATCATGCGTTGATTTGGCTGGAGCTCGGTCCATGAATGGAACGCCTGGAAAACACAGTTTAGAAAAACAGCAGAGCCGAGACGAGCTTGTAAATGGGGTGCGAACGAATAATAGTTTTCACATACAAACTAGCAACCAACCATCTGACATAACGCGAGAACAACATTCAGTGTCTTTGCTTGATTTTAGAGTTGCAATGGAGCTAAATCCACATCAACTTGGTGAAGACTGGCCATTGCTACGGGAAAGAATTTCCATATCTTTATTCGAGGAACGAGAAGGGGTGTAAAAGAAAATGCTTGGCATGTTGGATGCTGCAAATTGTCTGAGTAAGCTCTCTGGTCCAAAAAAACTGGCCACTGATTTTGGTAGCAGAACGATTCTTGAGCTCTGCATCCCATGTGGACATGATGGCTGATTGACACAACTATGTCCTGCAGCCGCAAACTCGGGGCAGGTTAGTAGATATGAATGAATACGTGTTGTTGTaagatcaaaagaaatttGGCCATTCCTGCGAGTATCAAGCTTTGTGTGTAAACCCAGGCCGATAAGGAAATCAAGAGAAAGTTTTGGCTGAGATACTGTGGGTTTTAGGCAAGAGCAAGGTATAAACAATCATGTAATAGTTGCAGTATTGCTCTGTATGTAACATAGTCTTAGAATTGTTTTAGAATTCATATCTTGAAGACACATTGACATCACTTTTACATttacatttacatttttgttacctcatttcaatgaaaaagttattttcaaaatcagtaaaattgcctcatttttattttttactacTGGTTGGTTTTCTTGCTTGTTTCGTTTTCCCTACAAGGTATTGACATCAACTATTTCAGATGATCCCATCAAGTAATATTCAGATTCTAAATCCCTTGATGAATCTGCTTTCGGTTTCTCATTCTATCCACCAGCAAttgttgctttcttttttgggaaACCTTTGGCTCTTACTTCGAAAATATGCAGAATGCGACTccagtttcttttttgaatgTCTTTCTAAGTTTTCTCTTAAGTCCATAGATCCAAAGAACCACGCTCTTTGTTGCTTTTCAACAAATTGTCcaattttaagaattaaaagaTCATGTTTACTTGatcttcaaagttcaaatGAAATCGTTTCCGTCTTTCCCACTTTACATTACGGAAGTCAACAGTAAAGAGAGGAAAAGACAAGAGAAACACAGGATAGCTTTGTCATTAGAcaaaagggagagagagacagagccGGTGTGAATTGGTATGTACACAAAGGAAATGGTGAGGCCTTTTTTACGCAGGTTCCATTGTTGTTCACAGGCTTTAGATGAAAGAACTAATACAACgaacgaggaagaagaagaagacggttATTTAGAGGAGGTTTCGGCTGTGGCTTTGCAGATTGGGCACCAACTCTTTATCCGCAACCACTCTTGCACACACTTCACATGGTATGTGTGCTCACAGTGTAGCCTCCCAACTTCATCTCCAATCGTATATTCTTCCTGAGAATAACAAAGATCAGAGTATGAAGAACTGTAgagaaaagggaaagaaaacttctgattttacatatacatatcaGTTCTATATCCACCATCATGTCATCAATGAAACGCCTGtaatcatcaaagatttcGGTGTTGTTCACTTAGCTAAATCAACCCATGACAGGTTTTACTTAAGATTTCATCAAAGCCAAAGACTTGATTATGACTAACAAAAGGGACAGACCTGGCAGATGCTGCATTTGGCATCTTCCTTGTTATCACTAGGACTTTTGGTGATAGACCCATAACTCAAAGGTTTCATCTGATAGATACTTGTTTTCAAGCACTTTGATATTGCTTCTTCTGTCAAAGCAGTGCTTACTGTACCAATCCTCTCTTCTAGAGCTAATAGTTCCtgtattcaatcaaaagaaaagacaaaacggTAAAGATACTACATCCCAAAACAAAACGTGGGTTTCAAAGATGTAAAGACGAACCTCATATGACATGTTATCGATGTCTAGCCTCATGTCTCGGTGTTGGTCATGGAAGCTTAGTCCACCGAGAAGTAAACCTGTTTCCATGATAAGCAGATCCTGCTCAAAGAGAGGAAAATATGAGTAACAACACGCATCACAATATCTgaaactcaaaagtcaaaacatgtGTTAATAATATTCAACCTCATAATTAAGTTCGATATCTTGTTCGATCCTATCAAGTTCTGGCAGAATCTGCAAAAGCATCCgagaaacataaaacaacaaaagttaaaCGGTGTTAAGGGAATT includes:
- a CDS encoding transcriptional regulator of RNA polII, SAGA, subunit (unknown protein; BEST Arabidopsis thaliana protein match is: unknown protein (TAIR:AT2G24530.1); Has 210 Blast hits to 209 proteins in 55 species: Archae - 0; Bacteria - 72; Metazoa - 2; Fungi - 6; Plants - 128; Viruses - 0; Other Eukaryotes - 2 (source: NCBI BLink).) → MQRLQDPRIDLAELKVHIVKKVGVERSTRYFYYLGRFLSQKLTKSEFDKSCFRLLGRENLSLHNKLIRSILRNASLAKSPPSVHQSGHPGKSLVLGKEDGPEESRSLNPDHIRNDLALSNGVLAKVRPGTCDDRTIRDKPCPLGSNGKVLGPFAYSRPGRYPDERDSAFLCPAEQKAVSGKDQVAAPISRDDEAQVRILSTPPVMAPLGIPFCSASVGGDRRTVPVSTSAAAISCYDSGGLSDTEMLRKRMENIAVTQGLGGVSAECSIVLNNMLDLYLKKLMKSCVDLAGARSMNGTPGKHSLEKQQSRDELVNGVRTNNSFHIQTSNQPSDITREQHSVSLLDFRVAMELNPHQLGEDWPLLRERISISLFEEREGV
- a CDS encoding uncharacterized protein (unknown protein; Has 30201 Blast hits to 17322 proteins in 780 species: Archae - 12; Bacteria - 1396; Metazoa - 17338; Fungi - 3422; Plants - 5037; Viruses - 0; Other Eukaryotes - 2996 (source: NCBI BLink).) — translated: MLGMLDAANCLSKLSGPKKLATDFGSRTILELCIPCGHDG
- a CDS encoding flocculation protein (unknown protein; LOCATED IN: plasma membrane; EXPRESSED IN: 25 plant structures; EXPRESSED DURING: 15 growth stages; Has 35333 Blast hits to 34131 proteins in 2444 species: Archae - 798; Bacteria - 22429; Metazoa - 974; Fungi - 991; Plants - 531; Viruses - 0; Other Eukaryotes - 9610 (source: NCBI BLink).), producing the protein MDSVSGYAAGAGQPRVGGKIVRPRRTAVVRTPCERPVQRSRDPPQQNPSWISRLVYKPASVIASGAGKFISSVVFSDSSSSSEEDEDSSSDIDGDEDVEKNNPDFTEEDLLSAQQPSIQRLSSKRVIEQLLLQETFAREEGDRLIDIIKARVVDHPSVPSAIETSHDDYGLTSDVNVGEMSNTAVMEARKWLEEKKSGSSSKYKATEDGAGSPVDVAKSYMRARLPWGSPAANNLDFRSPSSARVQGTPLPYSAGNFSSSKLKRKSGSNQSWNIQDEIRKVRAKATEEMLKSPSSVASLEPKYSPYVLATDMLKGNASSLNADGAVRNEQSRALPNSAIPTSEHNQTTEANQAVKETGVLHTRSRGVGLEETFISTQGVKPSEDTNTAPQSGTAVDDFNDQDGDFIQPTSTIGNTTNAVLALGATLDPTGNSCIPKDVFETSKEADEIGASRHTSNGFPSSSPSSPAVMEGQPKPTPPEETKASQPIAEIHGDDMTVGNGSDGAINNESNDSHSSASNSSSTHEEEWLPGDQSLPNSNSASSSPGNTKVLAYSRRGRGRGRGRGRGGRGKGRAK